From the genome of Streptomyces sp. NBC_01317, one region includes:
- a CDS encoding lactonase family protein produces the protein MPTTTRRFARTLKAAVTVVLSTAAFAVPATATPALSAPSAPDHGRAVFVQNDRVAGNQVIAYRRHDDGSLHGRTVYGTGGKGGVLAGSVVDHLASQGSLTYDPGHKLLYAVNAGSNTVTVFSVQGDRLHREQVITSGGVFPVSVAAHQDRVYVLNGREGGSIQGYRLADGRLHPVAAWHRELDLDTATAPEFTHTPGQVAFTPDGSRLVVTTKLGGNSIEVFPLDPSGAPSAEPVVNSKEGSQPFGLTFDAHHRLVVADGAENSVLTFRLREDGDAVLVDDTPTGQQASCWVVRAGDHFYVSNAGSDTVSRFRRTRHAGLEPLGNTPTDAGTVDASVTPDGRYLYVQTGGAGVVDAFRIGRDGALTKIGSTEVPDGVGGEGIVAL, from the coding sequence ATGCCGACCACCACCCGCAGATTCGCCAGGACCCTCAAGGCCGCCGTGACCGTGGTCCTCTCGACCGCCGCGTTCGCCGTGCCCGCGACCGCGACGCCCGCCCTGTCCGCTCCGTCCGCCCCTGACCACGGGAGGGCGGTGTTCGTCCAGAACGACCGTGTCGCGGGAAACCAGGTGATCGCGTACCGCCGCCACGACGACGGGTCGCTGCACGGGCGTACGGTCTACGGTACGGGCGGGAAGGGCGGTGTCCTGGCGGGCTCCGTCGTCGACCACCTCGCCTCGCAGGGCTCGCTGACGTACGACCCCGGCCACAAGCTGCTGTACGCGGTCAACGCCGGCAGCAATACGGTCACCGTGTTCTCCGTCCAGGGCGACCGGCTCCACCGTGAGCAGGTCATCACCTCCGGCGGGGTGTTCCCGGTCAGCGTCGCCGCGCACCAGGACCGGGTGTACGTACTCAACGGGCGCGAGGGCGGCTCGATCCAGGGCTACCGGCTGGCGGACGGACGGCTGCACCCGGTCGCGGCCTGGCACCGGGAGCTGGATCTGGACACCGCCACCGCACCCGAGTTCACCCACACCCCGGGCCAGGTGGCGTTCACCCCTGACGGATCGCGGCTGGTCGTCACCACCAAGCTGGGCGGCAACAGCATCGAGGTCTTCCCCCTCGATCCGTCGGGCGCCCCGTCCGCCGAGCCCGTCGTGAACAGCAAGGAAGGCTCCCAGCCGTTCGGGCTGACCTTCGACGCCCACCACCGTCTCGTCGTCGCCGACGGGGCGGAGAACAGCGTGCTGACCTTCCGTCTGCGGGAGGACGGCGACGCCGTCCTCGTCGACGACACCCCGACCGGCCAGCAGGCGAGCTGCTGGGTCGTCCGCGCCGGTGACCATTTCTACGTCTCCAACGCGGGCAGCGACACCGTCTCGCGCTTCCGCCGGACCCGCCACGCCGGCCTCGAACCCCTGGGGAACACCCCCACCGACGCCGGCACGGTCGACGCGTCCGTCACCCCCGACGGCCGCTACCTCTACGTACAGACCGGCGGCGCGGGCGTCGTGGACGCCTTCCGTATCGGCCGGGACGGCGCGCTCACCAAGATCGGCAGCACCGAGGTGCCCGACGGAGTCGGCGGCGAAGGCATCGTCGCGCTCTGA
- a CDS encoding NAD(P)H-binding protein produces the protein MILVTGATGNIGSALLKELRARGAGPLRGLTRDAVRATFPEGVEAMAGDLAEPASLKSALGGARSLFLLSGAGPEAGILAAARHAGVEHVVLVSSITVETHPHLGPARENLAVERLLKESGMAWTVLRPTQFASNALMWADAIRAYETVRAPYADVALPTVHPADIASVARVALTEPGHRERAYALTGPEPVSARQQVESIAAALGREVPFVEISREQAYARTVAVFGAEAADAVLDVTGGDVNDVLLTVRNTVSRVTGTPARPFRQWAAENVTAFR, from the coding sequence ATGATCCTCGTGACCGGAGCCACCGGAAACATAGGCAGCGCGCTGCTGAAGGAACTGCGCGCACGCGGTGCCGGGCCCCTGAGAGGCCTCACCCGTGACGCCGTGCGGGCCACGTTCCCCGAAGGGGTCGAGGCCATGGCGGGCGACCTCGCCGAGCCGGCGTCGTTGAAGTCCGCGCTGGGCGGGGCGCGTTCGCTGTTTCTGCTGTCGGGCGCGGGCCCGGAGGCCGGCATCCTCGCAGCCGCCCGGCACGCGGGTGTGGAGCACGTCGTCCTGGTGTCGTCGATCACCGTCGAGACCCACCCGCACCTCGGCCCCGCCCGCGAGAACCTGGCCGTGGAGCGGCTGCTCAAGGAAAGCGGCATGGCCTGGACGGTCCTGCGTCCGACACAGTTCGCCTCGAACGCCTTGATGTGGGCGGATGCCATCCGTGCGTACGAGACGGTCCGCGCGCCGTACGCGGACGTCGCGCTGCCCACCGTCCACCCCGCGGACATCGCCTCGGTGGCACGGGTGGCGCTGACCGAGCCCGGCCACCGGGAGCGTGCGTACGCCTTGACCGGTCCGGAGCCGGTGAGCGCCCGGCAGCAGGTCGAGTCCATCGCGGCAGCGCTGGGGCGGGAGGTCCCCTTCGTGGAGATCAGCCGTGAGCAGGCCTACGCCCGGACGGTCGCCGTTTTCGGGGCCGAGGCCGCTGACGCGGTGCTCGACGTCACGGGCGGTGACGTCAACGACGTGCTGCTGACGGTGCGTAACACGGTTTCCCGTGTCACAGGAACCCCGGCCCGGCCGTTCCGGCAGTGGGCCGCCGAGAACGTCACGGCCTTCCGGTGA
- a CDS encoding TetR family transcriptional regulator, which translates to MHRRARSTEDKTRRSEDLLAAAEALALELGGVRHLTLAPVTERAGLHRTGVRRYYASKEELLLELAERGWGRWRDAIKDAVGDRTDLGPPQIATVLTETLASLPVFCDLLTHVPLSLEGDVDIERARRYKTNSFAAYDEIASALDRAGSMTLQQIDGLLATALTLAAGFWQVSHPTPTLAALYEQEPRWAHVALDFTPKLRHLLEATATGLARTPEPAERAVEGPGSSS; encoded by the coding sequence ATGCACCGCAGAGCCCGATCGACCGAGGACAAGACACGCCGCTCCGAAGACCTGCTCGCGGCGGCCGAGGCGCTCGCCCTGGAGCTGGGCGGCGTCCGGCACCTCACGCTGGCGCCGGTCACCGAACGCGCGGGCCTGCACCGCACAGGGGTGCGGCGCTACTACGCCAGCAAGGAGGAGCTGCTCCTCGAACTGGCCGAGCGCGGGTGGGGCCGGTGGCGCGACGCGATCAAGGACGCGGTCGGCGACCGGACCGACCTGGGGCCCCCGCAGATCGCGACGGTGCTCACCGAGACCCTCGCGTCGCTGCCGGTCTTCTGCGACCTGCTGACCCACGTCCCGTTGTCGCTCGAAGGCGACGTCGACATCGAACGGGCCCGCCGCTACAAGACCAACTCCTTCGCGGCGTACGACGAGATCGCGAGCGCGCTGGATCGCGCGGGCAGCATGACCCTCCAGCAGATCGATGGCCTGCTGGCCACGGCACTCACCCTGGCGGCCGGCTTCTGGCAGGTGTCCCACCCGACTCCGACCCTCGCGGCCCTGTACGAACAGGAACCACGCTGGGCCCACGTCGCCCTCGACTTCACCCCGAAGCTCCGCCACCTGCTCGAAGCGACGGCGACCGGCCTCGCCCGTACGCCGGAGCCGGCGGAGCGGGCGGTAGAGGGGCCGGGGTCCTCTTCTTGA
- a CDS encoding quinone oxidoreductase family protein, protein MKAVHVTRFGDPAVLETVELPDPRPGPGQVAIDVTHAAVGLIDAFFRQGLFKDQEGLPRPPFVPGLEVAGTVRALGDAVTGLAVGEKVVTLSATGTGGYASVLVSDQAFVVSTEGYDIDPALAVAAVPNAAMAHLALTGVARLAPGESVLVHGALGGFASAFPGVARQLGASRVVGSVRTSKLGVAATTRLPYDTIVDSAELPEALDGRLFDVVIDPVGGAVRARSLDLLAPSGRLLLVGNASGDWGHLLDSNRLWLGGLTVSGFSAGTYIPTHPEELRPAAEAALRAVADGLAHTEVDVLPLADAATAHERMESRSVDGRIVLTP, encoded by the coding sequence ATGAAAGCCGTTCACGTCACACGATTCGGCGACCCCGCGGTGCTGGAAACCGTCGAGCTGCCCGATCCTCGGCCGGGTCCCGGGCAGGTGGCGATCGACGTCACCCACGCGGCCGTCGGGCTCATCGACGCCTTCTTCCGCCAGGGGCTGTTCAAGGACCAGGAGGGCCTGCCCCGGCCGCCGTTCGTCCCCGGCCTGGAGGTCGCGGGCACCGTCCGTGCGCTCGGCGACGCGGTGACCGGACTCGCGGTGGGCGAGAAGGTGGTGACCCTCTCCGCCACCGGCACGGGAGGTTATGCGTCGGTGCTCGTCAGCGACCAGGCTTTTGTCGTGTCCACCGAGGGGTACGACATCGATCCCGCCCTCGCCGTCGCAGCCGTCCCCAACGCGGCGATGGCCCACCTCGCGCTGACCGGCGTCGCCCGCCTGGCCCCGGGGGAGAGCGTCCTCGTCCACGGCGCCCTGGGCGGTTTCGCCTCCGCTTTCCCCGGGGTCGCACGACAGCTCGGCGCCTCACGGGTGGTCGGTTCGGTCCGTACGAGCAAGCTCGGGGTGGCCGCCACGACCAGGCTGCCGTACGACACGATCGTCGACTCCGCCGAGCTGCCCGAGGCTCTCGACGGCCGGCTCTTCGACGTCGTCATCGACCCCGTGGGCGGTGCGGTCCGTGCCCGGAGCCTCGATCTGCTGGCGCCGTCCGGCCGCCTCCTGCTGGTCGGCAACGCGAGCGGCGACTGGGGCCATCTCCTCGACAGCAACCGGCTCTGGCTGGGGGGTCTCACCGTGTCCGGATTCTCGGCGGGCACGTACATTCCGACGCATCCGGAGGAGCTGCGGCCCGCGGCCGAGGCCGCGCTGAGGGCGGTCGCGGACGGCCTGGCCCACACCGAGGTGGACGTCCTCCCGCTGGCCGACGCCGCGACCGCGCACGAGCGGATGGAGAGCCGGTCGGTCGACGGCCGCATCGTCCTGACACCGTGA
- a CDS encoding ATP-binding protein: MPDDMSLRAVGWAQSFPVSGGVRAGRNWARKHLEALGWATEAPDTVDSVLLTVSELITNAHIHARSTAQLILTWDSHCLHVSVHDSGAGQPVVRKAGDSEPSGRGLAIVHALADSYETRTRPDGKTVIACFYPPDRPVRHEA; the protein is encoded by the coding sequence ATGCCGGACGACATGTCGTTGAGAGCGGTGGGGTGGGCCCAGTCCTTTCCCGTGTCGGGCGGAGTACGGGCCGGGCGCAACTGGGCACGGAAACACCTGGAGGCGCTCGGATGGGCCACCGAGGCACCGGACACCGTGGACTCGGTGCTGCTCACCGTCTCGGAGCTGATCACCAACGCCCACATCCACGCCCGGAGCACCGCACAACTGATCCTGACCTGGGACAGCCACTGTCTGCACGTCAGCGTGCACGATTCCGGGGCCGGGCAGCCCGTGGTCCGCAAGGCCGGTGATTCCGAGCCCTCGGGACGCGGCCTCGCCATCGTGCACGCCCTGGCCGACAGCTACGAGACGCGGACCCGGCCCGACGGGAAGACCGTCATCGCCTGTTTCTACCCCCCTGACCGGCCCGTACGGCATGAGGCATGA
- a CDS encoding serine/threonine-protein kinase, giving the protein MAGRYRTSDQLGRGGMGEVWRARDEVLGRPVAVKLLRQRDADAAALARFELEGRTAARLSHPNVVTVYDSGTEADRGYLVMELVEGHSLAEELRVNGPTPPTTAARIGSQVAAGLAAAHHEGVVHRDVKPANLLLAPDGTVKIGDFGIARFADHSTTELTMNGQVIGTSAYLAPERALGRPAGPAADMYGLGCVLYELLTARPPFRADTPAVMVYRHVEAIPDPPSHRGPELPGELDEFVLRLLTKDPARRPTAEEAISFLSAPEDWIPVGRRTVRTPLALPQDVPPPHTTLLSGMPGVPAGTSEAPGVPGAPGGDARTRPDRRRRPGHAGQPRRSVLLGAAVTALSAIVVGVAATSSSGGRHEGPVSTPRTSAAEDTGAAGESPKARPATGPARDDAAVSSPAKAPAGAPGGAAPDRSAAPSVPAEKTPREEKTAQKTAGNATVRPSDPPPATARPSSPGPTPSGTPPPSATAPPTATATASDRPDPGTTPDTAQP; this is encoded by the coding sequence GTGGCCGGGCGGTACCGGACGAGCGATCAGCTCGGCCGCGGCGGGATGGGCGAGGTCTGGCGAGCGCGGGACGAGGTGCTGGGCCGCCCCGTGGCGGTCAAGCTGCTCAGACAGCGGGACGCCGACGCCGCCGCGCTCGCCCGCTTCGAGCTGGAGGGGCGGACCGCGGCGCGGCTGAGCCATCCCAACGTGGTGACGGTGTACGACAGCGGCACCGAGGCCGACCGGGGATACCTGGTGATGGAACTGGTCGAGGGGCACAGCCTGGCGGAGGAGTTGCGCGTCAACGGGCCGACTCCTCCCACGACGGCGGCCCGGATCGGGAGCCAGGTCGCCGCCGGTCTGGCCGCCGCGCACCACGAAGGAGTGGTCCACCGGGACGTCAAACCGGCGAATCTGCTGCTGGCGCCCGACGGCACCGTCAAGATCGGCGACTTCGGCATAGCCCGCTTCGCCGATCACTCCACCACGGAGCTGACGATGAACGGCCAGGTCATCGGCACCAGCGCCTATCTGGCACCGGAGCGTGCCCTGGGGCGTCCCGCCGGGCCGGCGGCGGACATGTACGGACTGGGATGTGTGCTGTACGAGTTGCTCACCGCCCGTCCGCCCTTCCGCGCGGACACCCCGGCGGTCATGGTCTACCGGCACGTCGAGGCGATCCCCGACCCGCCGAGCCACCGTGGTCCCGAACTGCCGGGCGAGCTGGACGAATTTGTCCTGAGGCTGCTGACGAAGGACCCCGCGCGGCGGCCCACCGCCGAGGAGGCCATCAGCTTCCTCTCGGCGCCGGAGGACTGGATACCGGTCGGGCGGCGGACCGTACGGACGCCGCTGGCTCTCCCCCAGGACGTCCCGCCCCCTCACACCACTCTTCTCTCCGGCATGCCCGGAGTGCCGGCAGGGACCTCCGAGGCGCCTGGGGTGCCCGGAGCGCCCGGCGGGGACGCGCGGACACGGCCCGACCGGCGCCGGCGACCCGGCCACGCGGGACAGCCCCGCCGTTCGGTGCTCCTCGGCGCGGCCGTCACCGCGCTCTCCGCGATCGTGGTGGGCGTGGCCGCCACGTCGTCGTCCGGCGGCCGGCACGAGGGTCCCGTATCCACGCCCCGTACATCCGCGGCCGAGGACACGGGCGCTGCCGGCGAGTCGCCGAAGGCCCGGCCCGCGACGGGCCCGGCCAGGGACGACGCGGCGGTCTCCTCGCCGGCGAAGGCACCGGCCGGAGCGCCCGGCGGCGCGGCACCCGACCGGTCGGCCGCCCCCTCCGTACCGGCGGAGAAGACCCCGCGCGAGGAGAAGACGGCACAGAAGACGGCCGGGAACGCGACCGTCCGCCCGTCGGACCCCCCTCCCGCCACCGCGCGTCCGTCGTCGCCGGGGCCCACCCCGTCCGGCACTCCCCCGCCCAGCGCCACGGCGCCGCCCACGGCGACAGCCACCGCGAGCGACCGGCCGGATCCCGGGACCACACCGGACACCGCACAGCCATAG
- the tkt gene encoding transketolase gives MANERSQSHGPAGRAPELALPVAERAGWDTVDVRAVDTVRVLAADAVQKVGNGHPGTAMSLAPLAYLLFQNVMRHDPADDQWLGRDRFVLSCGHSSLTLYIQLYLAGYGLELEDLRRLRTWGSATPGHPEYRHTRGVEITTGPLGQGFASAVGMAMAARRERGLLDPDAAPGSSPFDHHVYVIASDGDMMEGVTSEAASLAGHQELGNLVVVYDSNHISIEDDTDISFSEDTAARYEAYGWHVQTVDWTRTGDYVEDVDALLAAVKAAKAETSRPSFILLRTIIGWPAPTKRNTGKAHGSALGDEEVAATKSLLGFDPDRTFAVEDDVLARTRAAGERGREEHAAWQSGYDAWREANPERAALLDRLRAQRLPDGWKRALPEFPADAKGMATRKASGEILTALAPVLPELWGGSADLAGSNNTTMEGEPSFVPSERQTEEFPGGPYGRTLHFGIREHAMGSILNGIALQSLTRPYGGTFLTFSDYMRPAVRLAALMQLPATYVWTHDSIGLGEDGPTHQPVEHLAALRAIPGLDVVRPGDANETTVCWRTILEHSDRPAGLVLTRQNLPVVDRASDGDAPAVGESGPYAPAEGAARGGYVLADGSGDVPDVILVATGSEVQIALDARTRLHREGLSVRVVSMPCREWFDAQPVAYQDEVLPPAVRARVSVEAAVGQGWREVVGDAGHIVSLEHYGASADYERLYSEFGITPEAVAAAAHASIRDAAAPPYPGGHQRTAAPSGGSTGDLAS, from the coding sequence ATGGCGAATGAGCGATCCCAGTCCCACGGCCCGGCGGGCCGCGCCCCTGAACTGGCCCTGCCCGTGGCCGAGCGGGCGGGGTGGGACACCGTGGACGTGCGGGCCGTGGACACCGTACGGGTGCTGGCGGCCGACGCGGTCCAGAAGGTCGGCAACGGCCACCCCGGCACCGCGATGAGCCTGGCGCCCCTCGCGTACCTGCTGTTCCAGAACGTGATGCGGCACGACCCGGCCGACGACCAGTGGCTGGGCCGGGACCGCTTCGTCCTGTCGTGCGGGCATTCGAGCCTGACCCTCTACATCCAGCTGTACCTGGCCGGTTACGGGCTCGAACTGGAGGATCTGCGCCGGCTGCGGACGTGGGGATCCGCGACGCCCGGCCACCCGGAGTACCGGCACACCCGGGGTGTCGAGATCACCACGGGCCCCCTGGGCCAGGGCTTCGCGAGCGCGGTCGGGATGGCCATGGCGGCCCGGCGGGAACGGGGTCTGCTGGACCCGGACGCGGCCCCCGGCAGCAGCCCGTTCGACCATCACGTCTACGTGATCGCGTCCGACGGCGACATGATGGAGGGCGTCACCTCCGAGGCCGCGTCCCTCGCCGGCCACCAGGAGCTGGGCAACCTGGTCGTCGTCTACGACTCGAACCACATCTCCATCGAGGACGACACCGACATCTCCTTCAGCGAGGACACGGCCGCGCGCTACGAGGCCTACGGCTGGCACGTACAAACGGTGGACTGGACCCGTACGGGTGACTACGTCGAGGACGTCGACGCGCTGCTGGCCGCCGTGAAGGCCGCCAAGGCGGAGACCTCCCGGCCCTCGTTCATCCTGCTGCGTACGATCATCGGCTGGCCCGCGCCCACCAAGCGCAACACCGGCAAGGCGCACGGCTCCGCGCTCGGCGACGAGGAGGTCGCGGCGACCAAGTCCCTCCTCGGCTTCGACCCCGACCGTACGTTCGCCGTCGAGGACGACGTACTGGCCAGGACCCGGGCGGCCGGCGAGCGGGGCCGGGAGGAGCACGCCGCCTGGCAGTCCGGCTACGACGCGTGGCGCGAGGCCAACCCGGAGCGCGCCGCGCTGCTGGACCGGCTCCGGGCCCAGCGGCTGCCCGACGGCTGGAAGCGGGCGCTGCCCGAGTTCCCCGCCGACGCCAAGGGCATGGCCACCCGCAAGGCGTCCGGGGAGATCCTCACCGCGCTCGCACCGGTGCTGCCCGAACTGTGGGGCGGTTCGGCCGACCTGGCGGGCAGCAACAACACCACGATGGAGGGGGAGCCGTCGTTCGTGCCCTCCGAGCGGCAGACCGAGGAGTTCCCCGGCGGCCCCTACGGGCGGACGCTGCACTTCGGCATCCGCGAGCACGCCATGGGCTCGATCCTCAACGGCATCGCGCTCCAGAGCCTGACCAGGCCGTACGGCGGTACGTTCCTGACGTTCAGTGACTACATGCGGCCGGCGGTCCGGCTCGCGGCGCTGATGCAGCTGCCCGCCACCTACGTGTGGACCCATGACTCCATCGGACTCGGCGAGGACGGTCCCACCCACCAGCCGGTCGAGCATCTGGCCGCGCTGCGGGCCATCCCCGGTCTGGACGTCGTACGGCCCGGGGACGCCAACGAGACCACCGTGTGCTGGCGGACGATCCTGGAGCACTCGGACCGGCCCGCCGGGCTCGTCCTGACCCGCCAGAACCTCCCCGTCGTCGACAGGGCGTCGGACGGCGACGCGCCGGCGGTCGGGGAGAGCGGCCCGTACGCCCCGGCCGAGGGCGCGGCCCGCGGCGGCTATGTCCTGGCGGACGGGTCAGGGGACGTACCCGACGTCATCCTGGTCGCGACCGGATCCGAGGTGCAGATCGCTCTGGACGCGCGCACTCGACTGCACCGGGAAGGGCTGTCCGTACGGGTCGTGTCCATGCCGTGCCGGGAGTGGTTCGACGCCCAGCCCGTCGCGTACCAGGACGAGGTGCTGCCGCCGGCCGTCCGGGCCCGCGTGAGTGTCGAGGCCGCGGTGGGGCAGGGCTGGCGCGAGGTGGTCGGCGACGCCGGTCATATCGTCAGCCTGGAGCACTACGGGGCGTCGGCCGACTACGAGCGCCTGTACAGCGAGTTCGGCATCACCCCCGAGGCGGTCGCCGCCGCCGCGCACGCCAGCATCCGGGACGCGGCGGCCCCGCCGTACCCCGGTGGACATCAGCGGACCGCCGCGCCGTCCGGGGGAAGCACCGGCGACCTGGCGTCCTGA